The following coding sequences lie in one Benincasa hispida cultivar B227 chromosome 6, ASM972705v1, whole genome shotgun sequence genomic window:
- the LOC120080117 gene encoding ABC transporter G family member 32, which translates to MWNTAENVFVRTSSFREDGEDEEALRWAALERLPTYSRLRRGIFRNIVGDAKEIDVSELEVQEQKLLIDRLVSSVDDDPEMFFQRVRRRFDAVDLEFPKIEVRFQQLTVESFVHIGTRALPTIPNFMCNMMEALLRKLKIYSSQRSKLTILDNVSGIIRPSRLTLLLGPPSSGKTTLLLALAGRLESDLQQSGRITYNGHGFNEFVPQRTAAYVSQQDKHIAEITVRETLDFAGRCQGVGFKYDMLMELARREKIAGIKPDEDLDIFMKSLALGGQETSLVVEYIMKILGLDVCADTLVGDEMLKGISGGQKKRLTTGELLIGPARVLFMDEISTGLDSSTTYQIIKYLRHSTCALDSTTVVSLLQPAPETYELFDDVILLCEGQIIYQGPRDSVLNFFASMGFTCPERKNVADFLQEVISKKDQEQYWSVPDRPYQFIPAAKFAKAFRLYHIGKNLSEELEVPFDRRYNHPASLSSSQYGVKRRELLKTSFSLLKLLMKRNSFIYIFKFVQLLLVAMITMSVFFRTTMNHDTVDDGGLYLGALYFSTVIILFNGFTEVSMLVAKLPVIYKHRDLHFYPSWIYTLPSWILSIPISLLESGIWVVVTYYVIGYDPAITRFLRQLLLFFSLHQMSIALFRLMGSLGRNMIVANTFGSFTMLVVMALGGYIISRDRIPKWWIWGFWWSPLMYAQNAASVNEFLGHSWDKSVGKNTSMSLGESLLKARSLFTESYWYWIGVGALLGYTVIFNTLFTFFLAYLKPLGKSQAVVSTEELQEREKRRKGETTVIELRHYLQYSGSLNGKYFKQRGMVLPFQQLSMSFSNINYYVDVPMELKQQGVTEDRLQLLVNVSGSFRPGVLTALLGVSGAGKTTLMDVLAGRKTGGVIEGSIHISGYPKRQDTFARVSGYCEQTDIHSPCLTIMESLLFSAWLRLPSDVDLETQKAFVDEVMELVELTPLSGALVGLPGVDGLSTEQRKRLTIAVELVANPSIVFMDEPTSGLDARSAAIVMRTVRNIVNTGRTIVCTIHQPSIDIFESFDELLLMKRGGELIYAGPLGPKSRELIKYFEAVEGVPKIKSGYNPAAWMLEVTSAVEESRLGVDFAEVYRRSTLFQRNLDLVETLSRPISNSKELSFPTKYSQSSFNQFLACLWKQNLSYWRNPQYTAVKFFYTVIISLMLGTICWKFGAKRETQQDLFNAMGSLYAAVLFIGITNATAVQPVVSIERFVSYRERAAGLYSALPFAFAQVAIEFPYVFAQTVIYCSIFYSMAAFDWTALKFIWYIFFMYFTLLYFTFYGMMTTAITPNHNVGAIIAAPFYMLWNLFSGFMIPHKRIPIWWRWYYWANPVAWSLYGLQVSQYGDDNKLVKLSDGINSVAIHDVLKHVFGFRHDFLGVAAIMVFGFCLFFATIFAFAIKSFNFQRR; encoded by the exons ATGTGGAACACGGCGGAGAATGTGTTTGTTCGAACGTCGTCGTTTAGGGAAGATGGAGAAGACGAGGAGGCCTTACGCTGGGCGGCGCTCGAGAGGCTACCGACGTATTCGCGTCTTCGTAGAGGCATTTTCAGGAATATTGTTGGAGATGCTAAGGAGATTGATGTTAGTGAGCTTGAGGTTCAAGAGCAAAAGCTTCTTATTGACCGATTAGTCAGTTCGGTTGATGATGATCCGGAGATGTTCTTTCAACGAGTGCGACGGCGTTTCGATGC AGTTGATTTAGAGTTCCCAAAGATTGAGGTTAGGTTTCAACAGTTGACTGTAGAATCGTTTGTTCACATTGGAACCAGAGCTCTGCCGACTATTCCCAACTTCATGTGCAACATGATGGAG GCACTTCTTAGGAAACTGAAAATATACAGCAGTCAAAGAAGCAAGTTGACAATTTTAGACAATGTCAGTGGAATTATAAGACCTTCCAG ATTGACTTTGTTATTGGGTCCCCCAAGCTCTGGAAAGACGACACTTCTTTTAGCCCTTGCTGGTCGCCTTGAAAGTGATTTGCAG CAATCAGGGAGAATAACATATAATGGGCATGGCTTCAATGAGTTTGTTCCACAGAGGACAGCGGCTTACGTTAGTCAACAGGACAAACATATTGCAGAAATAACTGTTAGAGAAACTCTTGATTTTGCAGGCCGCTGTCAAGGCGTTGGGTTCAAATATG ATATGCTCATGGAACTAGCAAGAAGGGAAAAGATTGCAGGGATAAAACCTGATGAAGatcttgatatatttatgaag TCATTGGCTCTAGGGGGTCAAGAGACAAGCCTTGTGGTGGAGTACATTATGAAG ATTTTAGGGTTGGACGTGTGTGCTGACACATTGGTAGGAGATGAAATGCTCAAAGGGATTTCTGGAGGACAAAAAAAGCGTCTTACGACTG GCGAATTGCTAATTGGTCCTGCAAGAGTACTATTCATGGATGAGATATCAACGGGGCTTGATAGTTCAACTACCTAtcaaattatcaaatatcttagGCATTCTACCTGTGCACTTGACTCAACCACTGTAGTTTCTCTGCTGCAGCCTGCTCCTGAGACCTATGAGTTGTTTGATGATGTTATACTTCTCTGTGAAGGCCAAATTATATATCAGGGACCGAGAGACTCTGTTCTTAATTTCTTTGCGTCTATGGGATTCACCTGTCCCGAGAGAAAGAATGTTGCAGACTTCTTGCAAGAA GTTATATCAAAGAAGGATCAGGAGCAGTACTGGTCAGTTCCTGATCGTCCTTACCAATTTATCCCTGCAGCAAAGTTTGCCAAAGCTTTTCGTTTGTATCACATCGGGAAAAATTTGTCTGAAGAATTGGAAGTTCCTTTTGACAGACGTTATAACCATCCAGCTTCCTTGTCATCTTCTCAATATGGAGTAAAGAGGCGTGAGCTTCTTAAGACCAGCTTTTCATTGCTAAAGCTGTTGATGAAACGAAACTCATTTATctacatttttaaatttgttcag TTACTACTGGTTGCGATGATTACAATGAGTGTCTTTTTCCGGACAACAATGAATCATGACACAGTCGATGACGGAGGACTTTATCTTGGGGCACTCTACTTTTCTACCGTTATCATCCTTTTTAATGGATTTACAGAGGTGTCAATGCTGGTGGCCAAACTTCCTGTAATTTACAAGCACAGGGATTTGCACTTTTATCCAAGCTGGATTTATACTCTTCCTTCTTGGATCTTAAGTATTCCAATTTCACTCTTGGAATCTGGTATCTGGGTTGTAGTCACGTATTATGTGATTGGATATGATCCTGCTATCACTAG ATTCTTGCGGCAACTTTTGTTATTCTTTTCTCTGCATCAAATGTCTATAGCACTCTTTCGCCTCATGGGATCATTGGGACGTAACATGATTGTTGCCAATACCTTTGGATCCTTTACTATGTTGGTTGTTATGGCTCTTGGAGGATATATTATTTCAAGAG ATCGTATACCAAAATGGTGGATATGGGGTTTCTGGTGGTCTCCTTTGATGTACGCCCAAAATGCTGCATCTGTTAATGAGTTTCTTGGGCATTCTTGGGACAAG AGCGTTGGGAAGAATACAAGCATGTCACTAGGAGAATCTTTACTGAAAGCACGCAGCCTTTTTACAGAGAGCTATTGGTATTGGATTGGCGTTGGTGCTTTGCTTGGATATACAGTGATTTTCAATACGCTTTTTACATTCTTCCTGGCATACCTTAAAC CTTTGGGCAAAAGCCAAGCTGTAGTCTCCACGGAAGAACtgcaagagagagagaaaagaaggaaagGAGAAACCACTGTTATTGAGTTGAGACATTATTTGCAGTATTCGGGGTCATTGAATG GAAAGTACTTTAAACAGAGAGGGATGGTACTTCCCTTCCAACAACTTTCAATGTCTTTCAGCAATATTAATTACTATGTTGACGTTCCCATG GAGCTGAAGCAACAAGGGGTAACAGAAGACAGATTACAATTGTTGGTTAATGTTAGTGGATCTTTCAGACCAGGTGTGCTTACAGCGCTACTAGGAGTCAGTGGAGCTGGGAAAACCACACTCATGGATGTATTGGCTGGTAGGAAAACTGGTGGGGTCATTGAAGGAAGCATACATATATCCGGTTATCCCAAAAGGCAGGATACATTTGCTAGAGTTTCTGGTTACTGTGAACAAACGGATATTCACTCCCCATGTTTGACTATTATGGAATCACTTCTCTTCTCCGCTTGGCTGCGATTACCTTCAGATGTTGACTTGGAGACACAAAAG GCTTTTGTTGATGAGGTGATGGAACTTGTTGAGCTTACTCCACTCAGTGGAGCTTTAGTTGGTCTACCGGGTGTCGATGGTTTATCAACAGAACAAAGGAAAAGATTGACAATTGCTGTTGAACTTGTAGCGAACCCATCCATAGTGTTCATGGATGAACCTACGTCAGGGCTGGATGCGAGGTCTGCTGCCATTGTCATGCGGACAGTGAGGAATATTGTCAATACAGGGCGTACAATAGTCTGCACAATCCATCAGCCCAGCATAGATATTTTTGAATCTTTTGACGAG CTTTTATTAATGAAGCGTGGAGGAGAACTCATCTATGCTGGTCCATTAGGACCCAAGTCCCGTGAACTTATCAAGTATTTTGAg GCAGTTGAAGGAGTGCCAAAAATCAAATCAGGCTATAATCCTGCCGCATGGATGCTTGAGGTTACTTCTGCAGTTGAAGAAAGTCGTCTCGGAGTGGATTTTGCTGAAGTTTACAGGAGATCAACTCTATTCCA ACGCAATCTAGACTTGGTTGAAACCTTGAGCAGGCCAATTAGTAATTCAAAAGAACTGAGCTTCCCAACAAAGTATTCTCAGTCATCTTTCAATCAGTTTTTAGCTTGCCTGTGGAAACAAAATTTGTCTTACTGGCGGAACCCACAGTACACTGCAGTGAAATTCTTTTACACTGTTATTATCTCATTGATGCTTGGAACAATATGTTGGAAATTTGGTGCCAAAAG AGAAACCCAACAAGACTTATTTAATGCTATGGGATCCCTTTATGCTGCTGTTCTTTTCATTGGAATCACGAATGCCACTGCCGTTCAACCAGTTGTTTCAATCGAGCGATTTGTCTCATATCGAGAAAGAGCTGCTGGATTGTATTCTGCTTTACCATTTGCATTTGCTCAG GTTGCAATCGAGTTCCCTTATGTGTTCGCACAGACAGTTATTTACTGCTCCATTTTCTACTCCATGGCTGCATTTGACTGGACGGCTTTGAAGTTTATTTGGTATATTTTCTTTATGTACTTTACCTTGCTATACTTCACATTCTACGGAATGATGACAACAGCTATCACACCAAATCATAATGTGGGTGCCATTATTGCGGCTCCCTTCTACATGCTCTGGAACCTCTTCAGTGGCTTCATGATTCCTCACAAG AGAATCCCAATATGGTGGAGATGGTATTACTGGGCTAATCCTGTGGCTTGGAGTTTATATGGACTCCAAGTATCACAATATGGCGATGACAATAAGCTGGTAAAGCTATCGGATGGAATTAATTCGGTAGCGATACACGATGTTCTCAAGCACGTTTTCGGCTTTAGACATGATTTTCTAGGTGTAGCTGCCATCATGGTATTTGGTTTCTGCTTGTTTTTTGCCACGATCTTTGCTTTCGCAATAAAATCCTTCAACTTCCAAAGGAGATGA